The Xiphophorus couchianus chromosome 5, X_couchianus-1.0, whole genome shotgun sequence genome includes a region encoding these proteins:
- the LOC114145509 gene encoding uncharacterized protein LOC114145509 → MQPHQRPVELQKLSDTRWACQERALKSLKKVLPAVMKFLENMTQESPPDPSAGDAAILLKNINFEFFLCLEITCPIFQVTAVASDALQQKDMDLATAYKIVEGVLQTLEHCRSEEEFEEMYKKATEKAAAVGLDPTEEVSGHRRKRKVPAKFTAVGTGASDDHVFHTLKESYRAQVYYVFVDSITQELQKRFKGVDNATWEILNALHCLTVPENWTNATVPPKALQALKMLCQFYEIDDQEKLKTELKVFHNSYLEFSSYSVSSMLSVIKENNADLVFPNLTGLLKTYATLPVSTATVERSFSKLKLVKTKLCSLCKEDRLSDLQSFTVRLLTFFET, encoded by the coding sequence ATGCAACCACATCAGCGCCCAGTTGAACTGCAAAAGTTGTCTGACACTCGTTGGGCCTGCCAAGAAAGAGCCCTGAAGTCTCTCAAGAAGGTCCTTCCAGCTGTTATGAAGTTCTTAGAGAATATGACTCAGGAAAGCCCCCCTGATCCATCAGCAGGTGACGCAGCAATCCTTTTGAAGAACATCAATTTTGAATTCTTCTTATGTCTGGAAATTACTTGCCCCATCTTCCAAGTAACTGCAGTTGCATCAGATGCGTTACAGCAGAAAGATATGGACCTGGCTACAGCCTACAAAATTGTTGAAGGGGTACTACAGACACTGGAGCATTGCAGATCAGAAGAAGAATTTGAGGAAATGTATAAGAAAGCCACAGAAAAGGCTGCAGCTGTGGGGCTTGACCCCACTGAAGAAGTCAGTGGACacagaaggaagaggaaagtGCCAGCAAAGTTTACTGCGGTTGGTACAGGCGCTTCTGATGACCATGTTTTCCATACCTTGAAGGAGTCCTACCGTGCACAGgtatattatgtttttgtagACTCCATTACACAAGAGCTTCAGAAACGGTTTAAGGGAGTAGATAATGCTACCTGGGAAATATTAAATGCCCTCCACTGCCTTACTGTCCCAGAAAACTGGACCAATGCAACAGTTCCTCCAAAAGCACTTCAAGCTCTAAAGATGCTCTGCCAGTTTTATGAAATTGATGACCAAGAAAAATTGAAGACAGAGCTGAAGGTTTTTCACAATTCATATTTGGAGTTTTCATCTTACAGTGTGTCATCAATGCTGTCTGtcatcaaagaaaacaatgcTGATCTGGTTTTTCCCAACCTGACTGGACTATTGAAAACATACGCCACCTTACCAGTGTCTACAGCAACCGTTGAGCGTTCCTTCTCAAAACTGAAGCtagtgaaaacaaaactatgCAGCTTATGCAAGGAGGATAGGTTGTCAGACCTTCAATCATTCACAGTGAGGTTATTGACATTTTTCGAGACATGA